GGTGGAGCCTCAGATGCAGACAGACCTCAGCGACCTGACACTGTGCGTGCGGTACAACACCGAGCTGCGGACCAGGCATGTCCTCGTCTCCTACAAGTCCCAGGAGCTGGCGCTGAGCCGCGAGAATGACACCACCATCAAGGTTAGCATCGGGAGCAAGGAGCTCCTCTTCCGGCTGCCCCCCAGCCTCTGGGGCTGGGTCCACCTCTGTGTCACCCGGGCGATGAAGGAGCAGCTGGTCGGCCTGTACGTCAATGGCGAGCCAGCCAGCCGGAAAGTGCTGGAGGGCTCACAGCCCGTGACGGCTGGGGGCAAGTTGATCCTGGGTCACGAGGAGGGCGTCGTCGGGAAAGAACAGAACTTCGTGGGTGAGCTGCTAGACGTCAACCTGTGGGACCGGCTGCTGGCCCCCAGAACAATCCGAAACCTTTACAGaggtgactcctcccctcagggCAATGTGATCGGCTGGTTGACGGCCAGAGTAGACACCAGTGGCAAGGTCACGGCCCAGAAATCAACCAGAACCCAGTGAACGCAACACGCTCATAAACTCCCACCAATAAAACCCTCTCtcctacagaatcagaatttattggtcatgaaatttggtgtttggcgGCAACGTCAATGCAAATAAACCACTTTTAtaacaataaatttttttaaaatgcacgaaaagtcaggcagcatctgtggttcattgatcattccggaatctgacagcagcggggaggaagctgtccttgtgccgctgagtggcTCTCAACGGAGAACttcagagcagggatgtgatgttgaggcttcacaAGGCCCTGGCGAGACCTCACATGGAGCattgagagcagttttgggctcctcatttaagaaagggacgtgctgacgttggagagggttcgaGAAGgtgcacaaggatgattctgggattgACAGGGTCATCACATgagttgacagctcttggcctgaactcgttgggatttaggagaatggagggggtggggatcCCATTGGAACGTTtcatatatttagacatacagctcggtaacaggccatttttccccacgagtctgtgctgcccaatttacacccaattaacctacaccccatgcTACGTttcaatcagtgggaggaaactggagtccctggggaaaacccacgcagacacagggagaacgtacaaactccttacagacagtgctctaaaggcattgcgctgactgctacaccctattgaaaggcgtggaccttttgtaataaaactgcacctgctgctctctcactggcatccactgctaaataaaattgtctgtcaaaatcaggacatTTTAACACAGAGCAATGGCagagcatctcctttaaattttccaaagttgTCTGACacactttagtccacacaaatttctcccctttcttcaaaaggttggttaaaggaagagcaacctcagcaaattttcctgtaatatcctgccattcctaaaaaccttctcactgctttcttgccattgagaataggaaactcagaaattgcattcaccttagcttgaataggtgcaactttgccattgcctacataacccaagtatgttacTGTGGCATTTGCCAATTGacattttgctaaattaacagttaagtttgctttggataatcttgcaaacaatttgtagatgtagaatggttgtttcctgtggtgggagagtctaggacaagaggggacgACTTCAGGGTGGAAGAACGTCCACTTAGATTAGAGATGGGAGGaatctcttcagccagagggtggccaCAGGTAATTGTgggggccaggtcattgggtgtatttaaggccgagattgacaggttcttgattagccagggcatcaaaggttacaagGAGGAGGCGGGGCAGACAGGACGGGATTCCGCGACCCGAGAGCCAAGGAATTCCGTTTGATGAGCATTCCCCCTAGGGTCGACGTGCTTCCAATTCTTcggcctcccccccaccccttcactccCTCCCGACCACCAGCCGCTCACTCCCCTCGACGATGGGCCTGACAGACATCCTGGCTCATCACGCGATGAAAGGGGCCAGAGGCTGGGACCCTTCCCCAGTTCAGAACCTTCAGACTACACCCCTTCCCTAGACTGGGACCCACCTCCGGCCCAGGACTGGTCTGGGACCCTCAGACCTGGACTCCATCCGCCTCCCGCCTGGATCTGGGACACTCCCCCGGTTCGCGACCTTTGACCATGACCCTCACCCAATCTGGGACCTTCGAGTATGACCCTTCCACAATCCGGGACCCTCCCCAGGTCTGGACCCTCAGACCGCAAACCTCCCCTGGTCcagaaccccacccccccatcccagtCTGGGACTCTCCCCTGGTCCGGGACCCCCCAGAATGTGAGCCTCCTCCAGTCTGGGACCCTCAGACTGCAACACCACTCCAGTCtgtgaccccccacccccagtctggGACACTCCCGTGGTCCGAGATCCCCCAGAACAGAACCCTCGCTTGGTCCAGGACCCTCGCCAATCCAGAACCCCATCCCCCATCCCAGTCTGGGATTCTCCCCTTGGTTCGGGATCCTCCCCACCTCCCAGACTGGGACCCCCAGTCCtggacctcccccccccaccaccaagtgGCACCTCCCCTGCCACCCAGTGACACCCCCACCCAGTGGCACCTCCCCTGCCGCCCAGTGAGACCCCCACTCTGTGGCACCTCCCCTGTCGCCCAGTCACACCCCCACCCAGTGGCACCTCCCCCGTCGCCCAGTGACACCCCCACCCAGTGGCACCTCCCCAGCCGCCCAGTGTCACCCCCACCCAGTGGCACCTCTCCTGCCGCCCAGTCACACCCCCACCCAGTGGCACCTCTCCTGCCGCCCAGTCACACCCCCACCCAGTGGCACCTCTCCTGCTGCCCAGTGGCACCTCCCCAGCCACCCAGCGGCACCTCCCCAGCCACCCAGCGGCACCTCCCCAGCCACCCAGCGGCACCTCCCCAGCCACCCAGCGGCACCTCCCCAGCCACCCAGCGGCACCTCCCCAGCCACCCAGTGGCACCTCCCCTGCCACCCAGTGACACCCCCACTCAGTGGCACCTCCCCAGCCACCCAGTGTCACCCCCACCCAGTGGCACCTCCCCAGCCACTCAGTGGCACCTCCCCAGCCACCCAGTGTCACCTCCACCCAGTGGCACCTCCCCGCCACCCAGTGACACCCCTACCCAGTGGCACCTCCCCAGCCACCCAGTGGCACCCCCACCCAGTGgcacctccccatccacccagtgGCACCTCCCCGGCCACCCAGTGGCACCTCCCCGGCCACCCAGTGGCACCTCCCCGGCCACCCAGTGGCACCTCCCCGGCCACCCAGTGGCACCTCCCCGGCCACCCAGTGGCACCTCCCCGGCCACCCAGTGGCACCTCCCCGGCCACCCAGTGGCACCTCCCCGGCCACCCAGTGGCACCTCCCCGGCCACCCAGTGGCACCTCCCCGGCCACCCAGTGGCACCTCCCCGGCCACCCAGTGGCACCTCCCCGGCCACCCAGTGACACCCCCACTCAGTGGCACCTCCCCGGCCACCCAGTGTCACCCCCACCCAGTGGCACCTCCCCAGCCACTCAGTGGCACCTCCCCAGCCACCCAGTGTCACCTCCACCCAGTGGCACCTCCCCGCCACCCAGTGACACCCCTACCCAGTGGCACCTCCCCAGCCACCCAGTGGCACCCCCACCCAGTGgcacctccccatccacccagtgGCACCTCCCCGGCCACCCAGTGGCACCTCCCCGGCCACCCAGTGGCACCTCCCCGGCCACCCAGTGGCACCTCCCCGGCCACCCAGTGGCACCTCCCCGGCCACCCAGTGGCACCTCCCCGGCCACCCAGTGGCACCTCCCCGGCCACCCAGTGGCACCTCCCCGGCCACCCAGTGGCACCTCCCCGGCCACCCAGTGGCACCTCCCCGGCCACCCAGTGGCACCTCCCCGGCCACCCAGTGGCACCTCCCCGGCCACCCAGTGGCACCTCCCCGGCCACCCAGTGGCACCTCCCCGGCCACCCAGTGGCACCTCCCCGGCCATCCGTAACCCTTCCTGAACCGATTTTCTGCTTGTTTCTGCCTGCGCTGCCCGTCAGCAAGACTTGTTGGTCCGCGCTGAGAGAAGAAGCTGCTGGGCCGTCAACCCCCTCCGCCCACAGACAATGTCAGGACGCGAAAAGTCGGTAGACTCCGGCCTCCCACTCCCCACTAAAGGACAGAGGGCAGAGACGGCGCGGGAGGTAGAAAAACAACGCGACACCACACGGTCAATCGCAGTCACCATCTTTAATCCTGGCGCCACAGCAACTTCCGGTTGAAACTGCGGACACTTCCGGATTAGCACCAGGGGTTGGTGGCGGCGAGAAGGTGGGTTAAGGTCGGCGGCGACCGTTCAactccccctaccccccctcaCTGTCTCCTCCTCCCCCGGTATTCCCCCACTCCCATGACCACCTGTCCCCCCCCATgaccatctcccctctccatgaccatctccccctccccatgaccatctccccctccccatgaccatctcccctctccatgaccatctccccctccccatgaccatctccccctccccatgaccacctccccctccccatgaccatctccccctcctcccatgaccatctcccctctccatgaccatctccccctccccatgaccatctccccctccccatgaccatctcccctctccatgaccatctccccctccccatgaccatctccccctccccatgaccatctccccctccccatgaccatctccccctccccatgaccatctcccctctccatgaccatctccccctccccatgaccatctccccctccccatgaccatctccccctccccatgaccatctcccctcttcatgaccatctccccctccccatgaccatctccccctccccatgaccatctccccctccccatgaccatctccccctccccatgaccatctccccctccccatgaccatctccccctccccatgaccatttccccctcctcccatgaccatctccccctccccatgaccattcctccctcccctccatgtccCCTTTCCACCTCCTCCTGTGCCCGTCTCCCCCTCCTTGCCTGCTGCCCCATGCCAGTTTTTCCCCCCCGCCACACGTGATAGTTTCTCTCTTGCCCCAACCCCTCCCAGCAGGTGGTGATGAAGCCCCCGGTGAGGGCGAGAGCTGCCCCGCGGCGGTACGGTGCGGAGACGGTGCCCAGAGGGGCAGACGGCGAGGGTGAGGAGTGGAGCCACAAGGAGCGGCGGGCGCTGCTCCGGGCACTGAGCCGGCAGAGTGGGGCCCGGGACATTGACCTGTTTCCCATTGAGGCGGCCGTGAGCACCCGCAGCACCCACGAGGTGAGCCGCGGAGGAGGTAGAGGGGAGTGATGAGGATGGTGGGGTTGGCGCGACGGAGAGGGTGTGGGAGGGCGAGTGTGGGTGGTAAGAAGGTGTGTGGGGATTGAGGGTGAAGGGAGGGGTGAGGAGGAGGGTTTGGGGGAGGATGTGGGAAACAGTTCAGGCAGAAGGAGGTTGCTGGTCTGATATTTTGCACCCCCGACCCCACCCCAGGTGGCCACCTTCATTGAGGATCTGAAGCTTCGGTCAGCTCGAAGCGCCTTGCAGAGAGAGGTCAACCAGCGGGTGAGGGGACGCCAGCGACTGCGGGCCCCTCTGCAGGTGAGGGACGGGGCTTATGGGGTTCCCAGGGCTTGTGGGTGGAGGGGGTGACGCTCGGGGCTTGGTGAGGGGTCTTGTGGGAGACCAGGGGCACAGTGAGGGGATGGAGTGCCAGGGTTCAGTGAGGTAACCCCCAAGGTTCATGGGGGGTGGAAGAGAGATGTGGTGATGGGGACGTAGAAGAGAGATGTGGTGATGGGGACGTAGAAGAGAGATGTGGTGTTGGGGACCTCGGGGATGTGGGGGGGAGGTCCAAGACTACCTGGGGTGGGGGTCATGATAGTGGGACACCAGGACACAGGGAAGTTCTGAAATTTCCCATGATGGTGGGGGGGTCTCTGGGTAAGGAGGAGGGGTGGATGTGGTGATGGGATCCCGGGGTTTGGTGGGGCAATGGGGGGGAGCAGTTTAGGGAGAGACTCCAGGGCAGAGGGAGGCCTGGGTGGAAGGTCTCCAGGTGCGAGGCTTCGGAGAGGAGTGTTGGGTGAATGAGACGTCAGCAATCCAACGACCCTGCTGACTCCAGCAAGGAAACCTCCATCACTCAACATACTGAGTGGCCACGTGGACTCCCTGATTATTGGGCAGTCATCAGCTCGCTGCTCCCCGTGGGCTGGATCCCACCATGTGCTCCTGAACCCAGTCTGCACTCCTTCCTCAATGACAGAGCAGCTGCCCAGACATCAACCAGGGACCCTTCGCTGCATTTCCAGGTCAGGCAGGAGAGCGGATCTGCACACAGCGtcccagatttattgtcagagtgacatcacataccaccctgagactctttttcctgcgggccaggcagaattaccacttattggtagtgcaaaaaaatctctacacaacatacacatgtaagaaataaagaaatataaacaactgtccaaatacagagaggggaaaaaataaaAAGCACTCCTTaagtaagtccctgattgagtttgtcgttgaagagtctgatggtggaggggtggcagctattcctgaacttggtggggcGAAccttgtggcccctagacctgatggcagtagtgaaaacagagcgtgggctgggtggtgtggatccttcgtGATCGCGCTCCGACAGCAGCGTACCcctgtcgatggtggggagggttttgcctttgatgtcctgggttgtgtccactaccttttacagggctttatgctgggggggggaggttattggtgtcccccatactggaccgtgatgcagccggtcagcacactttctaccagacatctgtcgaaatttgccagggtttcaaaccaaacctccataaactcccaaggaagtggaggtgctgacaagctttcttcacgatgccattggtgagttgtgtccagaaaagatccaccgagatagtgactccccagaacttaaatttgctcaccctctcctggAAATTGTTCTGGGTCAGTAAGCCAGTAGTCAAGGTGAACCCAGCACTGACTTCCTGAACAGAACCGCTGCTCATCCCATCTGCCACCTTGCCCAGCCTTGGCATGCGGTGCGGAGTCTGTCCCTGCTTTCTTCATCAATCGTTTCCTCGCCAGGATCCACAACATTGCGACTACGGTGGGTCCTTGACCGGACACGCTGAGTGCACATCTCTCCCCATGATGCTGAGAACCTCCGGCTCTTCACAACCCTGACAAGGGTTCAGGCCAGAAACGCTGCTTATACATCCCTGTCTCCCATGGTGGCAGTGATGGGGCTGGGGGGTGTTGTGGAGGaaagggacctgctgagttcctccagtttctttgaGTGTTTACTATTTTAGACTGATAACATgaataagatgggttcagagggacACGGGCGGCTGGGATGAGTGTGAATGGGACGATTTAGGTCAAAGGGCCTGCCCATGCTGAGTGGCTCTGATTAACTCATTGCTCAAGGGATtggatttaggagcagggaggttctgctacaaCGGTaccaggtcctggtgaggccgcatctggagcacagcgggcagttctggtctccttacttgaggaaggatggaccaGCTTTGGCGGtggtgcagaggggattcaccaggtcgattccagggatgagggggttggctaatgaggagaaattgagtcgtctgggactgtactcgctggaatttagaagaatgagaggggatcttataaaattatgaaaggaagagataagatagagggaggtaagttgtttccactattgggggagaccagaactaggggacatggtctcaagattcaggggagtaaatttaggacggagatgaggaactgctttttccagagggtggggaatctgtggaattctctgcccattgaagcagtggagacgacctcagtaaatatatttaagacaagattggatagatttttacatagtaggggaattgggggaatatggggaaaaggcaggtaggtatagatgagcccatcatcagatcattgaatggcagagcaggcccgatggacatagaacattgcagcacagtacaggccctttggccttcgatGTTGTGTCGAcatatgtattcctaccaaaataatacTGACCCCTTCTTGCCTTGTAACTGTGTCTTTTTCTctgatccatgtgcctgtctaagagtctcttaaacgctataatgttccagcctccaccaccaccccttacaaggcattctaggcaccaacactgcaaaaaaaaacctacccctgacgtctctcttaaacttccctcccttcactttgtacagacatcctcttgcgtttgctactcccgccctgggaaataggtgctggttgtccaccctatctaagcctctcagaatctattaagtctcctctcatccttctacgctccaaagagtaaagtcccAGCCTACCTggccttattttccaatccaggcaacatcctggtgaatcgcctctgctccctctccgtaccttccacatccttcctgcaatggggtgaccagaactgaacacaatacatgtaccctcaccagagatttgttgaactgcaacatgacttcttgaCTGTTTAACTCAGTTCCCTGGACTAATGATGCCCAGCCTCTTGAAGGCCTTCCTAACTACCCTTTCAACCTGGgcagtgaccttgagagatgtatggatttggacccccttTTCCTCCACTGTTAAGTATCTTATGTTCTAACTGCTGTGGAGGCTGGTATGttcagcagacaaagaattgctgcagGAATTCTGCATGTCCAACAGCATCCGTGGGTAGACATGGTGTTGTAAGGGCTCATGTGGATCCCGCAGGTTAAGAATCAGATCAAggttgaggtacaaagcacacgtttatttTGGGAATGCAAATAGGGTAACAGGGTTGAAATGCTAAATGAACCCACACACAGTACACAAAGGGTAAATATACACTTTGGATAATGAGGGAAAACCAACAGAAACTTAAGTATGCAGATTCAACAATCAAGATGATACTACGTGtccccaccccttgaccagtGCAGACATGGCTCTAGCTACCTGACCTTGGGACTCACCCCAATCCAGTTGGAAAAGTGATTTTTACATGCTACAAGGGGGTCAAAAGAGGCAGAACGAATGGGCACATGGCCCTTTATAGGGTATTGGGGGGGGGCAATCACAgggggcaggctgggccccgttGGCCTGTGGCTCGAAGCCAAGTGTGGGGGTCAGCCGAGGTGATTCACCTTGGCCAATGGGATGAAGGTCCgggcgggctgcctggactgcagcacctggtgattcagatgggccaatcgcaagggttaCCTTGATGGCCTGGGGCGAGTGCAAGGTGCcctccgaacaggagtgtggcagCGCCACCCTGTGGTGGCCGCAGCctttccattccacacacccagccAGTGACTCGGGAAAGGGTCCCAACCGAGACAGGGACTGACGATTTCTTCCCCCTGGACCGTATCTGAgccgccgagttcctccagcgatTCTGTCGGCTGGAAATGCTCATTAGTGCCTGCAGGGGGAGGCAACGTGCAGGCTACAACCCGGCTGTTGATGCGGCTCACTGGCCGCCTCTTGTGTTTCCAACAGCTTCTTGGATTTTGGACCTGCAGCCCCTGGAAAGTGCACATCAGGCAGCGTCTGGAGAGAGATGGCACTCTGGGTTTTCAAGATCCTTTTGTTGTCacgtaatacagtaaaacccctgatatctgactcgtggagggggtggggggggggggtgggtggaattggtagatgccagataagtgtgcTTTCTgcttgcttgagacttattcttacaaataatcttttctttggcttggcttcgcagacgaagatttatggaggggtatgtccacgtctgctgcaggctcgttggtgactgacaagtccgatgcgggacaggcaggcaccgttgcaagggaaaattggttggttgggtgttgggtttttcctcctttgtcttttgtcagtgaggtgggctctgcggtcttcttcaaaggaggttgctgcccgccaaactgtgaggcgccaagatgcaccgttggaggcgatatcagcccactggcggtggtcattgtggcaggcaccaagagatttctttaagcagtccttgtgcctcttctttggtgcacctctgtctcggtggccagtggagagctcgccatataacacgatcttgggaaggcaatagtcttccattct
Above is a genomic segment from Narcine bancroftii isolate sNarBan1 chromosome 2, sNarBan1.hap1, whole genome shotgun sequence containing:
- the LOC138754997 gene encoding female protein-like isoform X2 yields the protein MKLLLLTCAAALVSSLVGGEQREGLLEESLVFPENTQSDHVVVEPQMQTDLSDLTLCVRYNTELRTRHVLVSYKSQELALSRENDTTIKVSIGSKELLFRLPPSLWGWVHLCVTRAMKEQLVGLYVNGEPASRKVLEGSQPVTAGGKLILGHEEGVVGKEQNFVGELLDVNLWDRLLAPRTIRNLYRGDSSPQGNVIGWLTARVDTSGKVTAQKSTRTQ
- the LOC138754997 gene encoding serum amyloid P-component-like isoform X1, producing MEQDSLCWDSGPALTMKLLLLTCAAALVSSLVGGEQREGLLEESLVFPENTQSDHVVVEPQMQTDLSDLTLCVRYNTELRTRHVLVSYKSQELALSRENDTTIKVSIGSKELLFRLPPSLWGWVHLCVTRAMKEQLVGLYVNGEPASRKVLEGSQPVTAGGKLILGHEEGVVGKEQNFVGELLDVNLWDRLLAPRTIRNLYRGDSSPQGNVIGWLTARVDTSGKVTAQKSTRTQ